The following coding sequences lie in one Vespula pensylvanica isolate Volc-1 chromosome 7, ASM1446617v1, whole genome shotgun sequence genomic window:
- the LOC122630656 gene encoding protein adenylyltransferase Fic isoform X2, whose product MPPSSTTENYIFCAKSTYVKSVKKDDVDDMTPNRLIVFLVFVSGIAVAVIGTLLTQYICGLSTDFTGQEFHHVFSPLPSEGILNVYDEAAMSIILRPSEVENSEIERTAASTAEALSSLHLALEMKLSGKQKKAIKLFQHAVVLAPHHPDVLNHYGEFLEHMQNDVIKANEFYIRALSYQPNHKSALINSQRTARVVEELDRKFLRRIDQKRNALSAIPDNNAALIRAKKEAYFQHIYHTVGIEGNTMNLAQTRAIVETRIAVAGKSIDEHNEILGLDAAMKYINATLVNKVGSISIKDILEIHRRVLGHVDPVEGGRFRRTQVYVGGHIPPGPDDIHYLMEEFALWLNSERAIRMHPVRYAALAHYKLVHIHPFSDGNGRTSRLLMNMILMQAGYPPVIIQKQHRHKYYENLQIANSGDVRPFVRFIAECTEQTLDLFLWATSEFSRQVPALSQDILFTEKQNTIILENESSGDFEDD is encoded by the exons atgcCACCATCTAGCACCAcagagaattatatattttgcgCAAAGTCCACTTACGTGAAGAGTGTGAAAAAAGATGATGTAGACGATATGACACCGAATCGGTTAATCGTGTTTCTTGTCTTCGTATCAGGGATTGCAGTCGCCGTTATTGGCACATTGTTAACGCAATATATATGTGGATTATCGACAGATTTTACAG GGCAGGAGTTCCATCATGTATTTTCACCATTGCCTTCAGAAGGCATTTTGAATGTTTATGATGAAGCTGCAATGAGCATCATATTGCGACCATCTGAAGTAGAAAATTctgagatagaaagaacagCTGCATCCACAGCTGAAGCATTATCGTCTTTACATTTAGCATTAGAGATGAAACTTTCtggaaaacagaaaaaagctataaaattatttcaacacGCTGTAGTGTTAGCACCGCATCATCCAGATGTTCTAAATCATTATGGAGAGTTTTTGGAACATATGCAAAATGATGTTATCAAAGCTAATGAGTTTTATATACGTGCCTTAAGTTATCAACCAAATCATAAAAGTGCCTTAATCAACAGCCAAAGAACTGCACGCGTTGTTGAAGAActagatagaaaatttttaagacGTAttgatcaaaaaagaaatgcattaTCTGCTATACCAGATAACAATGCTGCATTAATACGAGCTAAGAAAGAAGCTTACTTTCAACATATTTATCATACAGTGGGCATAGAAGGAAATACTATGAATTTAGCACAAACAAGAGCCATTGTTGAAACAAGAATTGCTGTTGCCGGAAAAAGTATTGATGAACACAATGAAATACTTGGATTAGATGCTGCCATGAAATATATCAATGCTACATTAGTTAATAA AGTAGGATCAATCtctataaaagatatattagaaatacacAGGCGAGTTTTAGGACACGTAGATCCTGTCGAAGGCGGACGATTTCGACGTACTCAAGTTTATGTAGGTGGACATATACCTCCAGGCCCTGATGATATACATTACCTTATGGAAGAATTTGCTTTGTGGCTAAATAGTGAGAGAGCTATCAGAATGCATCCAGTGAG atATGCAGCTCTTGCCCATTATAAATTAGTGCATATACATCCATTTTCTGATGGTAATGGTAGAACATCCcgtttattaatgaatatgaTTCTTATGCAAGCAGGATACCCTCCAGTCATCATTCAGAAACAACATCGTCATAAGTATTACGAAAATTTGCAAATCGCTAATAGTGGCGATGTCAGACCGTTTGTTAGATTTATAGCCGAATGTACAGAACAaacattagatttatttttgtgGGCCACTAGTGAATTTTCTCGACAAGTCCCAGCCTTAAgtcaagatattttatttacagaaaagcaaaatacaattatattagaaaatgaaagtagTGGTGATTTTGaggatgattaa
- the LOC122630656 gene encoding protein adenylyltransferase Fic isoform X1, with protein MPPSSTTENYIFCAKSTYVKSVKKDDVDDMTPNRLIVFLVFVSGIAVAVIGTLLTQYICGLSTDFTGQEFHHVFSPLPSEGILNVYDEAAMSIILRPSEVENSEIERTAASTAEALSSLHLALEMKLSGKQKKAIKLFQHAVVLAPHHPDVLNHYGEFLEHMQNDVIKANEFYIRALSYQPNHKSALINSQRTARVVEELDRKFLRRIDQKRNALSAIPDNNAALIRAKKEAYFQHIYHTVGIEGNTMNLAQTRAIVETRIAVAGKSIDEHNEILGLDAAMKYINATLVNKLNAPDWNAYNTACCGTESDQTFQTVGSISIKDILEIHRRVLGHVDPVEGGRFRRTQVYVGGHIPPGPDDIHYLMEEFALWLNSERAIRMHPVRYAALAHYKLVHIHPFSDGNGRTSRLLMNMILMQAGYPPVIIQKQHRHKYYENLQIANSGDVRPFVRFIAECTEQTLDLFLWATSEFSRQVPALSQDILFTEKQNTIILENESSGDFEDD; from the exons atgcCACCATCTAGCACCAcagagaattatatattttgcgCAAAGTCCACTTACGTGAAGAGTGTGAAAAAAGATGATGTAGACGATATGACACCGAATCGGTTAATCGTGTTTCTTGTCTTCGTATCAGGGATTGCAGTCGCCGTTATTGGCACATTGTTAACGCAATATATATGTGGATTATCGACAGATTTTACAG GGCAGGAGTTCCATCATGTATTTTCACCATTGCCTTCAGAAGGCATTTTGAATGTTTATGATGAAGCTGCAATGAGCATCATATTGCGACCATCTGAAGTAGAAAATTctgagatagaaagaacagCTGCATCCACAGCTGAAGCATTATCGTCTTTACATTTAGCATTAGAGATGAAACTTTCtggaaaacagaaaaaagctataaaattatttcaacacGCTGTAGTGTTAGCACCGCATCATCCAGATGTTCTAAATCATTATGGAGAGTTTTTGGAACATATGCAAAATGATGTTATCAAAGCTAATGAGTTTTATATACGTGCCTTAAGTTATCAACCAAATCATAAAAGTGCCTTAATCAACAGCCAAAGAACTGCACGCGTTGTTGAAGAActagatagaaaatttttaagacGTAttgatcaaaaaagaaatgcattaTCTGCTATACCAGATAACAATGCTGCATTAATACGAGCTAAGAAAGAAGCTTACTTTCAACATATTTATCATACAGTGGGCATAGAAGGAAATACTATGAATTTAGCACAAACAAGAGCCATTGTTGAAACAAGAATTGCTGTTGCCGGAAAAAGTATTGATGAACACAATGAAATACTTGGATTAGATGCTGCCATGAAATATATCAATGCTACATTAGTTAATAA ATTGAACGCTCCAGACTGGAATGCTTATAATACAGCTTGCTGCGGTACTGAGAGTGATCAAACGTTCCAAAC AGTAGGATCAATCtctataaaagatatattagaaatacacAGGCGAGTTTTAGGACACGTAGATCCTGTCGAAGGCGGACGATTTCGACGTACTCAAGTTTATGTAGGTGGACATATACCTCCAGGCCCTGATGATATACATTACCTTATGGAAGAATTTGCTTTGTGGCTAAATAGTGAGAGAGCTATCAGAATGCATCCAGTGAG atATGCAGCTCTTGCCCATTATAAATTAGTGCATATACATCCATTTTCTGATGGTAATGGTAGAACATCCcgtttattaatgaatatgaTTCTTATGCAAGCAGGATACCCTCCAGTCATCATTCAGAAACAACATCGTCATAAGTATTACGAAAATTTGCAAATCGCTAATAGTGGCGATGTCAGACCGTTTGTTAGATTTATAGCCGAATGTACAGAACAaacattagatttatttttgtgGGCCACTAGTGAATTTTCTCGACAAGTCCCAGCCTTAAgtcaagatattttatttacagaaaagcaaaatacaattatattagaaaatgaaagtagTGGTGATTTTGaggatgattaa